From a region of the Dickeya poaceiphila genome:
- a CDS encoding helix-turn-helix transcriptional regulator, translated as MNDSQDYLRAFIPLLDGLNEPWGIKDLTSRHVYMNAPAYSYTNTPANFDIEGKFDEEFPIAWAELSEKFIEHDRRTEVCAERVTVIETHYWFGKTDLSPFISEKMPIFNVAKECVGILWNARPMSTLSPLIHIDNRKPSILRTEITTDLFTRAELDTLFLVLRRFSSKEIAKQFNLSNRTIENRIQNMYQKAGVHSFNQFEEFCYQHGFDSFIPNSLLRKGILFV; from the coding sequence ATGAATGACTCGCAAGATTATCTCCGTGCGTTTATTCCCTTGTTGGACGGGCTGAATGAACCGTGGGGAATAAAAGATCTCACCTCTCGTCACGTGTATATGAACGCACCAGCGTATAGCTACACCAATACGCCAGCGAATTTTGATATTGAGGGAAAGTTCGATGAAGAATTTCCGATAGCCTGGGCGGAATTATCTGAGAAATTTATCGAGCATGATCGTCGTACAGAAGTCTGTGCTGAGCGGGTTACAGTGATTGAAACTCACTATTGGTTTGGCAAAACGGATCTGTCACCGTTTATCAGCGAAAAAATGCCTATTTTTAATGTTGCAAAAGAATGTGTTGGGATTTTGTGGAATGCCCGGCCAATGAGCACATTGTCGCCGCTGATCCATATTGATAATCGTAAGCCAAGCATATTGAGAACGGAAATAACGACCGATCTTTTTACTCGTGCTGAGTTGGACACGCTTTTTCTGGTGTTACGGCGTTTTTCCAGCAAGGAAATAGCGAAACAGTTCAACCTGTCCAACAGAACGATTGAGAACAGAATACAAAATATGTACCAAAAAGCGGGTGTGCATTCGTTCAATCAGTTTGAAGAGTTTTGCTATCAACATGGATTTGACAGTTTTATACCTAACTCATTGTTGAGAAAGGGGATTTTGTTTGTCTAA
- a CDS encoding ATP-binding cassette domain-containing protein, producing the protein MIIKNFWFLSSVFLVALQQVLVGLSTYFIGVAGYNISSDIDKTFNYIVLFYASIAFCYIFGSLSLYTRTKLSNSVWSGYYCWIFDEVIKKPSLSSQDNKKKTLNWIAGESLPTIEEASFYYVEILALYFNVLFTIIALIFVLGVNISSVIIGCVVFSWLLIYYSSKSINKMSSEIQNSKVNAFHAIDKIWDNCFFGLKKHYFEAVSYASGRQSIFFSVLQRYKRLEQILACIPVLITIPPLVYISWQSTIVRPDILGAIVAVLPRTIQLFQSINAASMHTTQLMLIKNKVRNLQRFPSLLVEVDYENNIDDNKVVIRNLNDKNINLSVREFVGNISHYCGLPGRYLVEGPNGAGKSSILKVIKQMTDDSVLLGPENSIGIDDIKGSTGQKHRENINKLLSDDDIFILLLDEWDANLDMSNTMMFDKMLDDISHNKVVIEVRHKHVVR; encoded by the coding sequence ATGATCATAAAAAATTTTTGGTTTTTATCCAGCGTATTCCTTGTTGCGTTGCAGCAAGTATTGGTCGGATTGTCAACTTACTTTATAGGTGTTGCTGGCTATAACATATCAAGTGATATTGATAAAACTTTTAATTATATTGTTTTGTTTTATGCCAGCATTGCATTTTGCTATATTTTTGGTTCTCTTTCTTTGTATACAAGGACAAAACTCTCGAATTCTGTTTGGTCTGGATACTATTGTTGGATTTTTGATGAGGTAATAAAAAAACCATCTCTTTCATCTCAGGATAATAAGAAAAAAACACTGAATTGGATCGCGGGTGAATCTCTTCCAACGATTGAAGAGGCTTCGTTTTATTATGTGGAGATTCTTGCTCTATATTTTAATGTTTTATTTACTATTATTGCATTGATTTTTGTTTTGGGTGTGAATATATCATCGGTTATTATCGGATGTGTTGTGTTTTCCTGGCTTTTGATTTACTACTCTAGTAAATCTATCAATAAAATGTCGTCTGAAATACAAAATAGTAAGGTGAATGCTTTTCATGCAATAGATAAAATATGGGATAACTGTTTCTTTGGTTTAAAAAAGCATTATTTCGAGGCTGTAAGTTATGCATCTGGTAGACAGTCAATATTCTTTTCTGTACTACAAAGATATAAAAGATTAGAGCAAATTTTGGCATGTATCCCAGTTCTTATTACTATACCGCCGCTAGTTTATATTTCCTGGCAATCAACCATCGTAAGGCCTGACATTCTTGGTGCTATCGTTGCAGTTTTGCCAAGAACAATTCAACTTTTCCAAAGTATCAATGCTGCGAGTATGCATACCACACAACTTATGCTGATTAAAAACAAGGTAAGAAATCTTCAAAGATTCCCATCATTATTGGTAGAAGTAGACTATGAGAATAATATTGATGATAATAAAGTTGTTATCCGTAATCTTAATGATAAAAATATAAATCTATCTGTTCGTGAGTTTGTTGGTAATATATCCCATTATTGTGGTTTGCCAGGCAGGTATTTGGTGGAAGGACCAAATGGTGCTGGAAAGTCATCTATCCTTAAAGTAATAAAACAAATGACTGATGATTCGGTTTTACTTGGGCCGGAGAATAGTATTGGTATAGACGATATCAAGGGGTCTACAGGACAAAAACATCGGGAAAATATTAATAAGTTGCTATCGGATGATGACATTTTTATCCTTCTTCTTGATGAGTGGGACGCAAATTTAGATATGAGTAATACAATGATGTTTGACAAAATGCTTGATGATATATCACATAATAAAGTAGTCATAGAGGTAAGGCATAAGCATGTAGTAAGATAA